The stretch of DNA CGTGCACAATAAATTGGGTATTTGTATGCCGGGAGTGCCTCTACTCACGGTCCCCACTCAGCCGGAGGAAGTTTTTGAAATTCTTAAAACAGAGGGGCTGGCCGTTTTGATTGCCGGCTCTTACGACCTGGGTTTGCATCATCCCGAAAGTGCCGGACTCGCCGTGATGGCGGCGGAGCTTTTGGGCTTTAGTATGGACAGTGTGATTCATGAAGAGCTTTCCAAACTTGTGATTCCGGGACGCTTTGAAATCCTGCCTTTTGGCAAACACACGGTGATTTTGGAGGGCGCTCACACTTACGACAGCATCGAGTATTTTCTGGGCCGTTTGCAGGAGTTCACTTGGGAGCGAGGCCTTGTGGAGCCGCATTTTGCTGTCCACATTTTAAAAGACAAGCCTGCCGATTTATGGAGACTTTTCCCCTTGGCCCGAAGCGTTTGGGTCCCCATTCAAGATGACCGAGCCGGCGCTAAGCCTGCCGAAATGGAGGAGAAAAAGATTGAAGATATTTTCAAGTGGCTGGAGGCTGAAGTGGAGCCTCAACTCTTTGTCTTCTGCGGCTCATTCCGTCTTGTTGCGGCGGTGAAACGGGCTATTCAAAAAACTTCATAAATGCCTGCTCGCTTAGGACGCGGACGCCCAGTTCTTGAGCTTTTTCTAGTTTGCTGCCGGCTTCTTCACCGGCAAGAACGAAGTCTGTTTTTTTGCTGACAGAGCCGGTCACGGAGCCGCCACTGCGCTCAATCATGGTTTTGAATTCTTCTCTTGGACGGGAGAGTGTCCCCGTGATGACGAAAGATTTTCCATTCACTCCTTCCACCACTTCTTTTTGAGCGGGCCAAATGAGTTCAAGACCGGTGCTTTGAAGTTTTGTGAGCAGGTGTTGATGTACAGGAATGGCAATCCACTCCGCGATGCTTCCCGCAATGCGTTCACCAAAACCTTCAATCTTTTCCAAATCCTCTTGGGGAGAAGTCTTGAGTTGTTCAAGAATGAGTGCGGGGCTTGGGGCCGAGGCATTGGAGGAAGCATGTAAATATTCCGCCAAAAGTTTGGCTACTTGTTCACCCACAAAACGGATGCCGAGGCCGTAGAGGAATTTTTGAAGTGGGACCGTGCGACGAGCTGTAATCGCCTCCAAAATATTTTGCGCTTTTTTTTCTTTAAACAGAGGGAGTTCCAGCAGGTGTTCTTTGGTGAGCAAAAAGAAGTCCGCAAAATCTTTTACAAAACCGAATTCAATGAGTTGATCCACTACTTTTTCTCCGAGGGATTCGATGTCGAGCGCGCCGCGAGAAACAAAGTGATGGAAAATTTCCCGTTTGCGAGCAGGACATTCTGCATTTGGGCAGCGGCGCACGGCCTCCCCCTCGGGCTTCACCAAAATGCTTTCGCACGACGGGCAAAGTTTTGGGAAAACAAACACCTCCGCATCGGGAGGCCGCAAGTTGCTCAGCACTTCCACCACTTCCGGGATCACATCGCCGGCTTTTTGGATGACGACGGTGTCTCCAATACGAATATCCTTTCGTTCAATTTCCTCTTCATTGTGTAGTGTTGCTCGCGAGACGGTGGAGCCCGCCACCGAAACCGGCCGGAGCTCGGCCACGGGAGTGGCGGCACCGGTTCTTCCAATTTGAATGGTGATGCCTTCCAACACAGTGGTGGTTTGCATGGCCGGAAATTTGTATGCCACCGCGAAGCGTGGGGACTTTGCAGTGAAACCCAGTAGTTCTTGTTTCCTTTTTTCGTTCACCTTAAACACCACTCCATCGATTTCATAGGGCAAGGATTCACGGTCTGCTTGCCACTTTTCCAGGTATGCGATGCTGGCCTCCGCCGATTGATGCACGGCGCAATTGGCGTTGACGGGGAGACCCAGTTTTTTGAGCCGTTCCAGAACTTCGAATTGCGTCGGGATTTCGCCTAAATTGTTTGCTCCCAATTCGTAACAAAACATATGCAAGTCTCGCGCCGCCGCCACCGCGGGGTCCAACTGCCGTACCGTCCCGGCGGCGGCGTTCCTTGCGTTGGCAAAACCTTCCATCTTTGCAAAACTGGCTTTGGGCAAAATCACCTCGCCCGAAACCTCCAAATCCACTTCTTCAAATAGAGTGAGTGGCACGGTTTTAATGGTTCGAATGGTATGCGTCACCTCTTCGCCTTCTCCTCCGTTGCCCCGCGTCAGCGCTTTGACCAATTTCCCTTTCTCGTACCAAAGCGTGATGTTGAGGCCATCCAATTTCAACTCAGTCACAAATTCACAGTGCCCAACCGCTTTTTCCACTCGCTGCTCCCAATCTTGCAATTCTTCCAAAGAAAAAACATCCGCCAAACTCCATTTTCGACTCTTGTGCTGCACTTTTGGAAATTTTCCCGAAAGCATGCTGCCCACCCGCCTTGTGGGCGAATCTTCGGTCACCAAATCCGGAAATTCCGTCTCCAATTGAATCAATTCTTTTTTGAGGGAGTCTCGCACCGCTTCCGAAACCTGAGACTCATCCAACACAAAATATTCATAATTCCTCTGCAAAATCTCCTTCCTCAGTTGTTCCATCCGAATTTTGGCTTCCCCTTTGTTCATGGTTGTAAATTTACCGAATCTTTGCTATAATATACAGATTAAATTCCACTTATGGCAGACCTGAACCCACTGTACGACCCCAAGACCGACAACCTCGCGACCCCTCCCGAGGTCCAAACTATGCTGAATCAAGCTCCAAAAGCGGATTCCTGGACCAGCGAGGAACAGACCTTTTTGACGGATATTTTGGCTAAGGTGGAGGCTGGAACAATTCAGCTCTACTCCCCCAGTTCTCTGCTCAATGCCGCGGTTTATGAAGCCCTTTCTCCCGAACTCAAGGCCAAGGCCGATCAAAGCACCCCATCGATGCTGACCGCCATCCGTGAAATTGTGAATTTGATGAAACTCAACCCCGAGCCCAGTACGGCCGTTCAAAGCCTGGTGGGCACGCTTTTGGTCTCCAAAAAACGCCTGGAAGAAGCCGGTGATATTTTTATAATTTAGATTATGGCCTCAACAAACCAACCTTCAGAAAATCCCTCAAGTGAACCGGTGGATAAAGACCTCCGAGAAGCCGATGCGCTTTTGCGAAAAATTGCTGAAAAAGAGGGCAAACAACTGACTCGATTGGAAAAGTCGGAGTTGGTGGGGGATTTGAATATTAAGATCACAAACTTGCAGAAAAAGATCACTGACGATGTGGCGAAAGCTCCGGACAAACAAAACCTGAGGAAGCGCAAAGATTGGGCGGACCGCCGAGATGACCTCACCGAAAAACGCGCGGAAATTTTGAAGCAGCCCGATGAAAAAGCGGATGCCCGGATTGCAGAAGTGCAAGATCAAATGATCGCTGAGGGAAAAGAGGCTGAGGCCGCCCGGGCTGAGATCAAAACTCTTACTGACAATATTGCAAAATGGGAAGCTGAATTGGCCCCTCTTCGGAGCTCTCAAAACCCAAATGACCTTGAAAGGGCCGCCAATCTTGCGGATGACATTAAGGCAGCGAAGAAAGACTTGGAACGAAAAACAGACGGGGGTAAAAATGAAGTCCTTTTGGATACTCGCCAGAGACAGGCCGCCGAATTGGCTACAAAGGCAGAGGCCCTGCGCGTTGAGAAAGAGGAAAGCGCAAAGGCCGATCAACAGTTGACTGAAGACCTGGAGAGTTTGGATTCCGCTGCAGAGGGTACCGCGAGTACGGAGTCTGCCCCTGCTGCTCCTGCCGAAGGCACACCGCCGCCCGAGGGTACACCGCCTGCTCCAGGTGAGACCCCTCCAGCTGATTCTGATGAGACTGCACCACCCACCGAAGGCACGGAGACAAGCGAAGAGCCCCTTACCGATGAAGAAAAAGCGGCGCTCAAGAAAGAAGTGTTGAATGGTGCTGCCGCCCAGGTTGCTCACAGCTTAACCCTGAGTCTTCTGGATGGGAAACCGGATAAAGATGCCAATATGCTCGAGGGCTTTGAGTGGACTATGAAAATTGGCCTTTTGAAACTTGCTTTGGTTTTTGGCGGAGAGCCCAAGTGGACTCAACTTTTGACTCAGGATCAAAAAGATAAGCTCTTTGCAGATGCCGGCATGGTGATCACTCAAGAAGCTCGAACAACGGGTAAAAAAGCCGGACAAATGCGCACCATCATCAAGTGGGAGAAAGTGCCCGAGGCACGGCCCATCCCCGAAACCATGGTGCCGGTTTTTGAAGCCGCTTTTGGTAAGGATGAAAAAGCCATGAATGCGGCCTTTGCAGATATATATCCGGAGACCACCGTGACCAATCTCCGCGATCCTCTTCCCAAGCCTCTGGTGGAGGCAAAAGACATCAAAATGGCGGCTTTCCTCGATGCCATGATAGCGGCCGGGGCCACTCCCGACACTAAAATTATAGAGTTCTTCGGTGTTGGAGGGAACGCCGCCTTGGTGAAAAATGCGCTGCCAGCTGCCGAGGTTCCAGCTGCAGAAGGTGAGACTCCGGCTGCCGAGGTTCCAGCTGCAGAAGGTGAAACTCCGGCTGAAGCAAGTGCTCCTGCTGCCGAGGGTGAGACTCCGGCCCCTGAAGCACCTCCTGCTCAGTAAGTTAAAGTGGCTTTCTTGAGCCATAAAGGTGTTGTTTGAGTCCGCCCGGGCGGACTTTCTTTTGCGTGCAGAGAAAAATGATTCTATACTGTCACCGTTATGGATCCAATCACGCCAAACAATAACGGTTCTTCCACTGGTGGAACTCCTCCACCTCCTCCACCCCCGCCAACCGGGGCTTCTGCGCAGCAAGCTGCGGGACAGGGAGCGGCTCAGCAGGGACAGTTCACGATTCCTCAGGTGGTTCAGGATAAATATCCGGAGCTGATTGAACTGATCAAAAAAACAGAATCGATGTCCAATGAAGAGCGAGATTATTGGTTCCAGATTTTGCCGATCATGACGCCGGACCAAATCAATCGACTTAAAAATATTTTGAGTGAAGAAGTGACTCAGTTGTCCAAACTGGACGATCAATATCAAGAAGAATTGGCCAAGCTCAATAAAAAACATGTGGAGGAATGGGATGTGTTCCAAAAGAAGCAAGAGCGAGAGACTTTGAAAGCGGAAGAGGCCAGCCACGAGGCGGCAGAGGCGGAGGCGGAAGAGGACATCCTGAAAAAGCTGGAGGAAGATACGGGATCCGCGGGCAGCGCGGGCGCCGGGGCAACTCCTCAGGTTTAGTCGATCAGTTCGGCCGTCACCACCAAGCGCTTGAGGGCCGTGCCCACGGGGGTGCAGGTCATGAGGGTGAGGTTTTTTTGGTCGCCTTGTTTTAGAATACTGGTGTCCGTGGGGCTCACTTCTTTTTTGGAGACCACTCTGTAGTGGAACTCTTCTTGCTCATGCGTGATGAAGATGTCCGCACCCACTTCTATTTTGGGCAAAAGGGCGAAAACCGTGTTGTAGGGGCTGAACTCCCAAAGCACATTGGAACTGTGTCCGGTGTAAAAAGCATTCCCCATTTTTCCGGGCTCGGCGGTCCCCGGGTAATGGGCGATTCCGGTCAAGAGACTTCCACGAATTTGATCTTCCAATGCGTTCCAATCCTTAGCCTCCAAAGCGTCCAGGCCCAGTTGCGGCTCCACAATGGGAGCATTGATTTGAAGTGAAGGCACTTGCAGACGATTATCGTAACTCGTGGGCGTGAGGCTCAGAGCCAACAGTTGATCGTCTGCGCCGGAGATGGGGAGCACCGCAAGTTCCGGGGTGGCCGCCTCTTCCATTTTTTGGGCGATGGGCCCTTGCAGGCTGGCCATAATCATTTTTGCATACGCGGGTGCATTGGTAATACTGAAAAGCAGCACAAAGATGGCAAGGGCCGTGAATGCGAACTGCTTCACGGTACCTAAAAAAGCAAATCTGCCCATGGTTCTGGGCCAAAAAACGGCTTCGTGAGCCGAAAGATCCAGTCGCACAAAGGATTCTTCCTCCAAAGCAAGAATTTTCCGGTCCACTTGGAAGGCCAAGCGGGAAATGAGGTCCGAGAAGGATGGGTGTGGATTCACGCTCTAATTATAGCACATTATGCCTCCTCCAACCAGTTCTGTTCCTCTATAAAGCACCACGGACTGGCCCGGCATCACGGCGCGCTCGGGCTGCAAAAAATGAACTTTGGTGCCAGCCTCCGTTTTTATGAGCCTGGCCTTGCTGAAATGGCCCAAGCTTCTCACTCTTGCATCAAAAATCTCATCTTCTTCCGGAGCTTTTCCGGAAAGAAAGTTGAAGTCTCGTACAGGGATTTCCGTGCTTAAAATGTCTTCCTCTTTCCCCACAATGAGCACATTTTTAATGGTGTCCATTTTGTTTACGAATAAAGCAGGTCCACCGCCCACCCCTATCCCTTTGCGCTGGCCAACGGTGTAAAAAGGAAGACCTTGGTGCTCTCCCACTTCTTTCCCAGTGGCATCTTTGATCTTCCCCGGCTTAAAATCTTTGCCGGGCTTCAAGTGTCGTTTTAAAAATTCGACATATGTTTTTTCAGGATAAAAACAAACCCCTTGGCTTTCGCGTTTGTTCTCCAACTCGGTGAGTCCAAATTTCTTGGCAAGTTCCCTCACCTCCGGCTTGGTGAAATCTCCCAATGGAAATTTAATTTTTTTGAGTTTGTCTTGGCTGAGGTTATATAAAAAGTAAGTCTGGTCCTTCGCTGCGTCTTTTCCACGGTGCAGGTGGACTTCTCCTTCCTCATCTGTAATGAGTTTGGCGTAATGACCGGTGGCCAAATAGTCGCAGCCCAGTTCTTCCATTTTCTTGAAGAGTTCTCCAAATTTTACCGTTTTGTTGCAGCGTACGCAGGGATTTGGGGTCTCCCCCTCCTTGAACCCCTCCAAGAAAAAGTCCACAACGGCGCCCTTGAAGGTTTCTTCAAAATTGATGCTGTAAAAAGGCATGCCCAATTTCTGACAAATAGACCTGGCAAACATGAGTGAGCCAATGGAGCAGCATTTGTTTTGTGGGAATTTTTTCCGATCCTCCAGGTCGAATACAACGGGATCGGCCCACAAATTCATGTACACTCCAATGCACTCGTAGCCCTGCTCTTTTAAAAGCGCGGCCGTCACGGATGAATCGAGCCCGCCGGACATGCCAAGCAATATTTTTCCTTTTGACTTCATAAAATTCTTGCCCAAAGGGCTTTGTTAATATAAAATGGGAAATCAGTCTAGTCAACTGGCTATGATTACATCCGTCCTCACTGCCGCCAAAAAATATCTTCCGGACCTCAATGAGCCTAGGGTTCTCCGTGCCTATGAATTTGCGAAAAAAGCCCATGAGGGGCAGTTGCGAAAAGATGGAGCCCCCTACATCACTCACCCTGTTTCAGCGGCTGTCATTTTGACTGAACTCCATGTGGATGAAGACACTTTGATCGCCTGTTTGCTCCATGATGTGCCTGAGGACACTTCAGCCACTCTTGAAGAGATTGAAGCCGCGTTTGGCCCCAAAGTGGAATTTTTGGTGGATGGGATCACCAAACTTTCTAAAGTGCATTACCGCAACGATATGGAGGAACGGCAAATCGACTCCCTCAAAAAACTGTTTTTACACTCGGCAAAAGATCCCCGCATTATTTTGGTGAAGCTGGCGGATCGTCTCCACAATATGCAAACCATCGATGCCATCCCCAATCCCCTCAAACGAGAACGCATCGCACGGGAGACTTTGGAAATCTTTGTGCCCATCGCCAACCTGCTCGGCATCTGGGAACTCAAAAATCAACTGGAGGATCACTGTTTCCGCGTGCTTGCTCCAAAGGAATATGCGGAGATTGACCAACTTGTGAAGAGTTCTGCGATGCAAAAAGCAAATGTCCTTAAAAAAACCTTGAGGAAAGTGGAGACCCTTTTGGAATCGAAGAAAATCATGGACTTTGATGTGAAGGGCCGCCAAAAAAACCTCTACAGCATTTATCGTAAAATGTTGCGAACGGGAAAAAGTTTTCATGAAATCTATGATTTGCTCGGCATTCGTGTTTTAGTCCCGGACATTGGCGCGTGTTACCAAGTACTTGGAATTTTGCATCAAAGTTTTACCCCAAAAATCGGGCGCCTTAAGGATTATATTGCCATCCCAAAATCCAACGGATACCAAAGCATTCACACCACGGTTTTTGGAATAGGCGGAGTGATTACTGAGTTTCAAATCCGAACTTATGATATGCATCTTGAAAACGAATATGGAATCGCGGCTCATTATTTTTATTCTGCGGCTCACAAGAAACAGGCCCAAGTAAAAAAGAAATTTGAAAAGAAATATGAATGGGTGAAACAAATTTTGGATTTGCAGCGAAGCATCTCCAGCAACAAACAATTCCTTGAACATTTAAAACTGGATGTTTTTGAGGACCGTATTTTTGTCTTTACTCCAAAGGGGGATGTGATTGACCTCCCCGTGGGCTCAACGGTTCTGGATTTTGCCTATCAAATCCATAGTGATGTGGGGATGCTCGCGGTTTCTGCCGATATCAATGGCCGTCCCCACCCCCTCAGTGCTCCTCTCAAAAGCGGGGACACGGTTCTCATCCACACTTCTGAATCGGCCGAGGGCCCTCAGGTGGACTGGCTTGAGACCGTTCACACCAATTTGGCGCGGACTCGCATTCGTGAATATCTTAAAGAAAGAGATCGAACTTCTGTTTTGCATCAGGCTGAGGAATTGCTGGATCACAAAATCCGCATTTTGGGCTTCCCCGGACTTGCCAGCGTCAGCAGTCTACAAAAAATCATGGCTCTGGAACATTTTGAGATGGAAGAATGGGAAGATCTGCTTTATGAAATTGGGCATGGGACGGTACATGTCCAAGATCTGATTCATGTGCTCTTTACCGAAAAAGAATTGTTCGGTGAGGCATGCGCGCCTGTGGATATTCGTCTTTACGATCAAGTCCCTCAGAGAAAATTGGGCGCGCTCAAGCCGGAAAAAGTTCACAATATTTGCATCACCGTGGATGGCACCAACCGCATTGGACTTTTACGAGACCTTTGTAATGAACTGGCCAATGCGGGAGTGAACATTGTCACGGTGCAATCGCTCCCACGGCATGAGGCCGAGATCGCACGCGTTGGTTTTGTTCTTGAAATCTTAAATTTCCGCCAATATGAAGTCGCCATGCAGGCGATTCGTAAAGTCGATGGAGTCATTACTATTGCTCGTGCCCAGGAGGATCCTATGGTTACGACGAAAACCGAAAATGCATAACATCTCCGTCTTTCACAAGATATTCCTTCCCCTCTAAGCGCAGAAGGCCTTTTTCTCGAGCTTTTGCCTCCCCTTGGCAGTCCACAAAATCTTTCCAATTGATCACCTCGGCACGAATAAATCCTTTTTCAAAATCGGTGTGAATCACTCCCGCTGCTTGAGGTGCCGTTGCTCCTTTTTTTACCGTCCATGCGCGCACTTCTTTTTCGCCCGCCGTGAAATAAGTTTGTAGTCCCAAAAGATCATAGGCCTCACGAATGATGTGCCGAAGCCCCGTTTCTTCGAGCCCGAGTTCTTTCAAGTAACTTTGCGCTTCTTCAGGGGTAAAGCTCACCAAATCGGCCTCCACTTTTGCGGAAATGGGAATGATTTTGGTTTGCGGCGCCAAGCCCAAAAGCTCACGCAGTTCACTCTCCTTAATCGTGGCCACCTCCTCCTCTCCCGTGTTCACAATCACCATTTGAGGTTTCATGGTGATGAGGTGCAAATCGCGAATGAGCTCCTTTTCTTCTTCTGTTAAATCGATTTGAATCGCCAATTTTCCGGACTCCAACTCGGGCTTAATTTTTTCCAAAATGGCGTGGACAGCCACTTTTTCTTTTGCACCGCCACGGGCCTCACTGGCGGATTTGATCATGCGTTTTTCCAGTGTTTGAAGGTCTGCCAAAATGAGTTCCGATTCTATGATTTCGCGGTCTCTTTTGGGGTCCACACTGTCGTGCACATGCGTCACATTTCCATCTTTAAAATAGCGCACCACTTGGGCGATGGCATTGCATTCACGAATGTGAGAAAGAAACTGATTCCCGAGTCCCTCCCCTTGGCTCGCGCCCTTCACCAAACCGGCGATATCCACGAATTCCACAATGGCGGGGATGACTTTTTGTGTGTGCGTCACTTCCTTGAGCGCGGCCAATCGTTCATCCGGCACTTCCACCACTCCCACATTGGGATCAATGGTGCAAAAAGGGTAGTTGGCCGCTTGGGCCGCCTGACTGCGCGTGAGGGCATTGAACAGAGTGGATTTCCCCACATTGGGCAGGCCGACGATGGCGATTTGAAGATTCATATTAGATGTAAAGCAAGGTGGTGCCCTTGTTTTTTACCAGAGTTGTGAACTCCGCGTCCAGCTCCAAATCCTTTGGAATTTTTACAAAGGGCAGACTTGCTTTGGCTGCGCGTTTGGCCATGTCCAGGGTACGGGTGCGCCCAATAATGGGTTTGTCGAAAGAATTTTGTATCACGCGGAGGTCTCCCTTCACCCGCATATTGTCCAGATCCACTTCAAAGAGATCCGCGTCATCGTGGAAGCGCCGGAGCTGGCGCACCAGCAGTACAAAACTTTCGGGATTCAGTTCAAGAATGCGTTGGGTGTCCATAAACTCTATGCTAGAGTAAAAGCATGAACTTCACAATCGCCGCTTTTGCCGATTATTTGCCCAAAGTCTTGCTTGTACTCCTGGTTTTGGTGGTGGCGGTGCTGGCCAATCGCGTACTGAGATTTAGAAAAGTCCCCTTCCTTCGACCCTTCCGCAGTTTCCTCATTTGGTCTTTTGCCCTCCTGCTTATTTTGAGTAATTTGGGCTTCGATGTCACCTCCCTCATTGCGGGGCTTGGAATTGGAGGGCTCGCGGTGGCTCTGGGGCTTCAAAGCACTTTGGAAAATATTTTTAGTTCCATCACTTTGCTTGCCGAAAAAACTTTCGCCGTGGGGGACACTATTCGCCTCACGGGTAGCGAAGAAGGCAAGGTCCTTAAAATGGGTTTCCGTAGCAGTATTTTGGAAACCGCGGATAAGAAAATTCTTATCATCCCAAACAAACTGCTGGTCAATGGGATTATTGAAAAAAAACAATGAAAAAATTCACCGCACAACTTGTAAAAGTTCTGGCTCTTAACCAAGACACCTTTCAATTTGATTTTGAATTTCTGGAGGAGCCTGTGGATTTTAAGGCTGGGCAATTTTTTATGATTGAGGTCCCGGATGGCGAGAAGAAAATCACTCGTGCCTATTCCGTTTCCAGTTCCCCCGACTTTAAAAAAGGATTTTCTTTTTGCGTTAAAATTTTGCCGGATGGCAAAGCCTCTCAGTATTTGAAGAGCCTTGAAATTGGACAGACCGCCTCGTTTATGGGTTCTTTTGGTCACTTTGTATTGGCGGATTCCCCCAAAGATATTGTGATGGTGGCCACCGGCACGGGTCTCGCGCCTTTTATGAGCATGCTCCCCACGCTTTTTGCACAGGGCTGGACATGGCCCATCACCCTTTATTTTGGTGTGCGCCATGAAGAGGATTTGTTTTATATCGATGAATTGCGCAAATGGGAAAAAGAACACCACAACTTTAAAGCTTTGGTGACCCTCTCCCAGCCCTCTGAGGCTTGGACCGGTGAAAAAGGCCGCGTCACTGAGCATTTGGCTGAACTCAATATTGAGAATGTTCAAG from Candidatus Gracilibacteria bacterium encodes:
- the ligA gene encoding NAD-dependent DNA ligase LigA; the protein is MNKGEAKIRMEQLRKEILQRNYEYFVLDESQVSEAVRDSLKKELIQLETEFPDLVTEDSPTRRVGSMLSGKFPKVQHKSRKWSLADVFSLEELQDWEQRVEKAVGHCEFVTELKLDGLNITLWYEKGKLVKALTRGNGGEGEEVTHTIRTIKTVPLTLFEEVDLEVSGEVILPKASFAKMEGFANARNAAAGTVRQLDPAVAAARDLHMFCYELGANNLGEIPTQFEVLERLKKLGLPVNANCAVHQSAEASIAYLEKWQADRESLPYEIDGVVFKVNEKRKQELLGFTAKSPRFAVAYKFPAMQTTTVLEGITIQIGRTGAATPVAELRPVSVAGSTVSRATLHNEEEIERKDIRIGDTVVIQKAGDVIPEVVEVLSNLRPPDAEVFVFPKLCPSCESILVKPEGEAVRRCPNAECPARKREIFHHFVSRGALDIESLGEKVVDQLIEFGFVKDFADFFLLTKEHLLELPLFKEKKAQNILEAITARRTVPLQKFLYGLGIRFVGEQVAKLLAEYLHASSNASAPSPALILEQLKTSPQEDLEKIEGFGERIAGSIAEWIAIPVHQHLLTKLQSTGLELIWPAQKEVVEGVNGKSFVITGTLSRPREEFKTMIERSGGSVTGSVSKKTDFVLAGEEAGSKLEKAQELGVRVLSEQAFMKFFE
- a CDS encoding sortase, which gives rise to MNPHPSFSDLISRLAFQVDRKILALEEESFVRLDLSAHEAVFWPRTMGRFAFLGTVKQFAFTALAIFVLLFSITNAPAYAKMIMASLQGPIAQKMEEAATPELAVLPISGADDQLLALSLTPTSYDNRLQVPSLQINAPIVEPQLGLDALEAKDWNALEDQIRGSLLTGIAHYPGTAEPGKMGNAFYTGHSSNVLWEFSPYNTVFALLPKIEVGADIFITHEQEEFHYRVVSKKEVSPTDTSILKQGDQKNLTLMTCTPVGTALKRLVVTAELID
- the mnmA gene encoding tRNA 2-thiouridine(34) synthase MnmA; this translates as MKSKGKILLGMSGGLDSSVTAALLKEQGYECIGVYMNLWADPVVFDLEDRKKFPQNKCCSIGSLMFARSICQKLGMPFYSINFEETFKGAVVDFFLEGFKEGETPNPCVRCNKTVKFGELFKKMEELGCDYLATGHYAKLITDEEGEVHLHRGKDAAKDQTYFLYNLSQDKLKKIKFPLGDFTKPEVRELAKKFGLTELENKRESQGVCFYPEKTYVEFLKRHLKPGKDFKPGKIKDATGKEVGEHQGLPFYTVGQRKGIGVGGGPALFVNKMDTIKNVLIVGKEEDILSTEIPVRDFNFLSGKAPEEDEIFDARVRSLGHFSKARLIKTEAGTKVHFLQPERAVMPGQSVVLYRGTELVGGGIMCYN
- a CDS encoding RelA/SpoT family protein, which encodes MITSVLTAAKKYLPDLNEPRVLRAYEFAKKAHEGQLRKDGAPYITHPVSAAVILTELHVDEDTLIACLLHDVPEDTSATLEEIEAAFGPKVEFLVDGITKLSKVHYRNDMEERQIDSLKKLFLHSAKDPRIILVKLADRLHNMQTIDAIPNPLKRERIARETLEIFVPIANLLGIWELKNQLEDHCFRVLAPKEYAEIDQLVKSSAMQKANVLKKTLRKVETLLESKKIMDFDVKGRQKNLYSIYRKMLRTGKSFHEIYDLLGIRVLVPDIGACYQVLGILHQSFTPKIGRLKDYIAIPKSNGYQSIHTTVFGIGGVITEFQIRTYDMHLENEYGIAAHYFYSAAHKKQAQVKKKFEKKYEWVKQILDLQRSISSNKQFLEHLKLDVFEDRIFVFTPKGDVIDLPVGSTVLDFAYQIHSDVGMLAVSADINGRPHPLSAPLKSGDTVLIHTSESAEGPQVDWLETVHTNLARTRIREYLKERDRTSVLHQAEELLDHKIRILGFPGLASVSSLQKIMALEHFEMEEWEDLLYEIGHGTVHVQDLIHVLFTEKELFGEACAPVDIRLYDQVPQRKLGALKPEKVHNICITVDGTNRIGLLRDLCNELANAGVNIVTVQSLPRHEAEIARVGFVLEILNFRQYEVAMQAIRKVDGVITIARAQEDPMVTTKTENA
- the ychF gene encoding redox-regulated ATPase YchF, producing the protein MNLQIAIVGLPNVGKSTLFNALTRSQAAQAANYPFCTIDPNVGVVEVPDERLAALKEVTHTQKVIPAIVEFVDIAGLVKGASQGEGLGNQFLSHIRECNAIAQVVRYFKDGNVTHVHDSVDPKRDREIIESELILADLQTLEKRMIKSASEARGGAKEKVAVHAILEKIKPELESGKLAIQIDLTEEEKELIRDLHLITMKPQMVIVNTGEEEVATIKESELRELLGLAPQTKIIPISAKVEADLVSFTPEEAQSYLKELGLEETGLRHIIREAYDLLGLQTYFTAGEKEVRAWTVKKGATAPQAAGVIHTDFEKGFIRAEVINWKDFVDCQGEAKAREKGLLRLEGKEYLVKDGDVMHFRFSS
- a CDS encoding mechanosensitive ion channel domain-containing protein; translated protein: MNFTIAAFADYLPKVLLVLLVLVVAVLANRVLRFRKVPFLRPFRSFLIWSFALLLILSNLGFDVTSLIAGLGIGGLAVALGLQSTLENIFSSITLLAEKTFAVGDTIRLTGSEEGKVLKMGFRSSILETADKKILIIPNKLLVNGIIEKKQGKNSPHNL
- a CDS encoding FAD-dependent oxidoreductase yields the protein MKKFTAQLVKVLALNQDTFQFDFEFLEEPVDFKAGQFFMIEVPDGEKKITRAYSVSSSPDFKKGFSFCVKILPDGKASQYLKSLEIGQTASFMGSFGHFVLADSPKDIVMVATGTGLAPFMSMLPTLFAQGWTWPITLYFGVRHEEDLFYIDELRKWEKEHHNFKALVTLSQPSEAWTGEKGRVTEHLAELNIENVQVYICGNGDMVKSVKEMMDSKGLQKTDLHLEQFTPLKGNFFLHYSRPLCFGRAVLLPPQWTLPPGKIMKMNTTVLPGVFLKIIPLVGMLTVSMKSPPMLSPLSLF